GGATATTGCAGAGCGACGTGCAGAAGGTGCTGCTGGCGACCGGGAGGAGCGGAAAGCGGTTCCGGAATCGAAAGACAGGACGTTTTCTCGCGTTTCACCGGCCCGTGGCCGTGACGTACTGGGTGGAGTATGAGGAACTGGAAACCGGGTATCTGGTGCATCGGACATGGTGCCATCGGATGCGCTTGCCCGGAGGTGATGCATGAGCGTGATCAAGGTTCCCGAGGCCGACTCCTCGGGCTGGGAATGTGCGGTCTGTGGCGTGGCGCTGAGACCCTGCGCCGTGGAACTGGAGTATCTGGACAGCCGGTTCAACGTGGAACTGCCTGCGTGCCCCGAATGCGGCATGGTGTTCATTCCCGAGGACCTTGCTCTTGGCAGGATGGCGCAGGTGGAACGGTTGCTGGAGGACAAGTGACCGTGCCGGATGCACCGCTGTGGGAACGCGCCGGACTCCGGCAGGTCGCCGGACAGACCTTGCGTCCGGGCGGATTTGCACTCACGGATCGGGCTGCGGAACATGCCGGGCTTGTCCCGGGCTGGCGCGTGCTGGACGTGGGCAGCGGCCTTGGAGCCACGGTGCGTCGGCTGCGTTCCCGGTACGGGGCGGCTGCCTATGGCGTGGAGATGTCCGCCAGTCAGATGTCCCGGGCCGGACATTCGCCGTGGTTCGTGCAGGGAACCGGACACGCGTTGCCCTTTGCGGGCGGCGTGTTTCGCATGGTACTGTGCGAGTGTGTGCTTTCCCTGTTTCCGGATTGGCGAATCGGGCTGAACGAGTTGGGCCGGGTGCTTGTCCCGGGCGGCTGGCTCGCGGTTTCCGATCTGTGCGGCGTACCTCAGGCATCCTGTCCCTCCGGAGGTTGCGCAGATCGGCCGCTTCCGGTTGAAACCGTGCGGATTTTTCTGGAGGAGAACGGATTTTCCGTTTCCCTGTTGGAGGATCATTCCCGGATGCTTCGCGATCTGGCTGCAAGGCTGCTTCTTGCCGGTGAATCCGGTGCTTGTGTTTCGCATTCCGGGCTTGGGTATTTCCTGATGATCGCGCAAAAAAACGGAGTGGCCCATGCTGGATGATGTCGGTCTTCGCATGATGGAACTGGGCGGCAGGGGATATTGTTGCAGCCAGATACTGATGCTCCTTGCCCTTGACGAGATGGGACGGGAAAATCCCGATCTGGTGCGGGCTTCGGCTGGGCTGTGCAATGGAATCGGAGATTGCTCCGGGCCATGCGGCGTGCTCACCGGAGCCGCCTGCCTGTTGGCATTGCATGGAGCCAAAGGCACGGATTTCGAGGAGTCGGACGACCGTCTGCCTCTGATGCTGGAACAGTTGCGTACGTGGTTCACGGATCAGGTCGCCGGACAGTTCGGCGGGGTGGCCTGTGCCGACATTCTGGAAGGGGAATGCGGCGGTCCCAATCCCGAGCGATGCGGCGGGCTGGTTGCGGATGCCTATGCAAGGGTGCGCGAGATTCTGGTCGAAAACGGCATTGATCCCTCGGAAGGACGGGAGGCGTAATGTCGATAGCCAGAAGCGTTTGCCCCATCTGCCTGCGTGCCATTCCGGGGCACCATGAAACCGAAAATCACGTGACCCGGCTGGTCAAGACGTGTCCGGAACACGGCGAGTTTCGCACCGTGGTCTGGCGTGGTTCCCCGGACTTCGACGAGTGGGCGCGGCCCAAGATTCCCTCGCAGCCACGGACACCGTTCACGGCTGTCGACCAGGGGTGTCCCTTTGATTGCGGTCTGTGTCCGGAGCATCGGCAGCATACCTGTACTGCGGTCATGGAAATCACGTGGCGATGCAATCTCGGATGCCCTGTCTGCTTTGCCTCGTCCGGCAGGGAAGCGCCGCCCGATCTGACTTTGGAGGAAATCGGCGGGCTGCTGGATCGCGTGGAACTGGCTTCCGGGTTCTGCAACATTCAGCTCTCCGGCGGTGAGCCCACGGTGCGCCGTGATCTGGGCGACGTGATCCGTCTGGCCAAGTCGCACGGGTTTCCGTTCATCCAGCTCAACACCAACGGCCTGCGACTGGGGCTGGAACCGGACTATGCGCAGGAACTGGCGCAGGCCGGGCTGGATTCCGTGTTTCTGCAATTCGACGGACTGGAGGACGGCATTTACACGGTGCTTCGCGGGCGGCCGTTGCTGGAAATCAAGCTGGCAGCCGTGGATAATCTGGCCCGGGCCGGAATCGGCGTGGTGCTGGTGCCCACGGTCGTGCCGGGCGTGAACGAACACGGTCTTGGTGCGATCCTGCGTTTTGCCGCCGAACATTCCCCGGGTGTGCGCGGCGTGCATTTTCAGCCCGTGAGCTATTTTGGACGCTATCCCGAACCGCCCCGGGATGACCAGCGCATCACGCTGCCCGAGGTCATGCGACTGCTGGAGGAACAGACCGGCGGCGAAGTGCGGACAACGGATTTTCTGCCCCCGGGATGTGAACATGCCCATTGTTCGTTTCATGCAAACTACATGGTTACGGAGCAGGGGGAGCTGAAGCGGCTGTCCTCTTCCGGGTGCGGATGCACGGCACAACGCGCCGAGGCCGGGGCGGACAAGGCCAAGGCATTCGTGCGCAGACAATGGAGCGGACAGGATGCGTCGAATTCGGCCGTGGACGAACTGCGGCCTCCGGATGATCTGGATCGGTTCATTGCCCGGGCTGCCACCCACACGCTGGCCGTGTCCGGCATGGCGTTTCAGGATGCATGGACATTGGATCTGGAACGGCTGCGGGGGTGCTGCATCCATGAGGTGTCACCGGATGGGAGGCTGATTCCGTTCTGTGCCTACAACCTGACTTCCGCGAGTGGAGAAACGCTTTATCGGGGGCACTGTCGTGCACATGCCGTATCTTGATCGCTGGATGGCCCGGCGCATGGGCGTGCAGGTGCTTCCCTCGGCCCGGGATGTCCGGCTGTGGCAGCTTGCCCGGCTGCGGGAGCTTCTCGTGCATGCCCGGAAAAACAGTCCGTTTTACGCCGAGCGGCTGGCTGGAGTGGATGCGGATTCGATTCGTTCCCTGCGTGATCTGGCCCGGATTCCCATGACGCGGCCCGAACATCTGCGGGACAATCCGGATGCCATGCTGTGCGTGTCCCGCGACGAGATCGCCCGGGTGGTGACGTTGAACAGCTCCGGCACCACCGGGACGCCGAAACGGATTTTCAATACCGAGGGAGATCAGGAGCGGATCAGGGATTTCTTCAGTCATGGCATGGCCAACATGCTCCGGCCGGGAGAGACCGCATTGCTGCTTCTGCCTGCGGACAGACCCGGCGGAGTGGGCCGATTGCTGATGGATTCGCTCGAACGCATGGGGGCGGGTGGCGTGGCACATGGTTCGGCGGACAATGGCGCTGAAGCCGTGGACCATCTGCTTGCCTCGGATGCCCAATGTGTGGTGGGCTCGCCTGCGCAGGTGAACGCGCTGGCTTCGGTCTGGGAACGGCGGGGGCTGCCGCCCGGACATGTGCATTCCGTGCTGCTGTGCTGGGATGCGATTCCCGACGCGGTTGTCGGGCATGTGACCCGGGCCTTGGGCTGCAAGGTCTTTCGGCATTGGGGCATGATGGAGACCGGGCTTGGTGGAGCTGTGGAGTGTGCTCCGGGATCGGGCATGCATATTCGCGAGGCGGACGTGCTTCTGGAAATCATTGATCCGGTTTCCGGGGAATTGCTGCCGGACGGTGAAGCCGGGGAAATCGTGACTACCATGCTTTTTCGCTGGGGCATGCCACTTGTCCGCTACCGGACCGGAGACAGGGGGCGCATTCTGCCGGGAATCTGTGCCTGCGGCAGTCCGCTTCGCCGACTGGATTCGCAGGTGCGACGCATGGCCGAGGGCGTGGAAACCGGGTATGGAAGATTGACTCTGGCGCAATTGGACGAGGTCTTGTATGCCATACCGGAATTGATTGATTTTCATGCCGCATGGCATCCGGGCGAGTCGTTGCTGGAAGTGACGGCATTCGGCCATTCCTCGCGACTGGGGAATTTGGTTCGAAACGAACTGGAAGCGCTGACGAATCTTGGGCCGGACGCGAACGTGTCGGTC
Above is a window of Pseudodesulfovibrio tunisiensis DNA encoding:
- a CDS encoding DVU_1557 family redox protein, translated to MSVIKVPEADSSGWECAVCGVALRPCAVELEYLDSRFNVELPACPECGMVFIPEDLALGRMAQVERLLEDK
- the trsM gene encoding DVU_1556 family methyltransferase yields the protein MTVPDAPLWERAGLRQVAGQTLRPGGFALTDRAAEHAGLVPGWRVLDVGSGLGATVRRLRSRYGAAAYGVEMSASQMSRAGHSPWFVQGTGHALPFAGGVFRMVLCECVLSLFPDWRIGLNELGRVLVPGGWLAVSDLCGVPQASCPSGGCADRPLPVETVRIFLEENGFSVSLLEDHSRMLRDLAARLLLAGESGACVSHSGLGYFLMIAQKNGVAHAG
- a CDS encoding DVU_1555 family C-GCAxxG-C-C protein, whose product is MLDDVGLRMMELGGRGYCCSQILMLLALDEMGRENPDLVRASAGLCNGIGDCSGPCGVLTGAACLLALHGAKGTDFEESDDRLPLMLEQLRTWFTDQVAGQFGGVACADILEGECGGPNPERCGGLVADAYARVREILVENGIDPSEGREA
- the trsS gene encoding radical SAM (seleno)protein TrsS, translated to MSIARSVCPICLRAIPGHHETENHVTRLVKTCPEHGEFRTVVWRGSPDFDEWARPKIPSQPRTPFTAVDQGCPFDCGLCPEHRQHTCTAVMEITWRCNLGCPVCFASSGREAPPDLTLEEIGGLLDRVELASGFCNIQLSGGEPTVRRDLGDVIRLAKSHGFPFIQLNTNGLRLGLEPDYAQELAQAGLDSVFLQFDGLEDGIYTVLRGRPLLEIKLAAVDNLARAGIGVVLVPTVVPGVNEHGLGAILRFAAEHSPGVRGVHFQPVSYFGRYPEPPRDDQRITLPEVMRLLEEQTGGEVRTTDFLPPGCEHAHCSFHANYMVTEQGELKRLSSSGCGCTAQRAEAGADKAKAFVRRQWSGQDASNSAVDELRPPDDLDRFIARAATHTLAVSGMAFQDAWTLDLERLRGCCIHEVSPDGRLIPFCAYNLTSASGETLYRGHCRAHAVS
- a CDS encoding DVU_1553 family AMP-dependent CoA ligase, which translates into the protein MPYLDRWMARRMGVQVLPSARDVRLWQLARLRELLVHARKNSPFYAERLAGVDADSIRSLRDLARIPMTRPEHLRDNPDAMLCVSRDEIARVVTLNSSGTTGTPKRIFNTEGDQERIRDFFSHGMANMLRPGETALLLLPADRPGGVGRLLMDSLERMGAGGVAHGSADNGAEAVDHLLASDAQCVVGSPAQVNALASVWERRGLPPGHVHSVLLCWDAIPDAVVGHVTRALGCKVFRHWGMMETGLGGAVECAPGSGMHIREADVLLEIIDPVSGELLPDGEAGEIVTTMLFRWGMPLVRYRTGDRGRILPGICACGSPLRRLDSQVRRMAEGVETGYGRLTLAQLDEVLYAIPELIDFHAAWHPGESLLEVTAFGHSSRLGNLVRNELEALTNLGPDANVSVEVRHEDGPAVPGLAKRRIRIGR